The DNA region CGTCGAGCGGGAAAAACATTTTTGCATGGCAAATTAAACCCGTTGCTGCACCAAAGGCAATCATCCTAATTGTACATGGGCATGGAGAGCATTCGCTAAGGTATGTGCCCTGGGCAAAACGATTTGCATACCATGGCTTTTTAGTTCAGTCGTGGGACCACATTGGGCATGGCCAATCCGAAGGTAGAAGAGGGCATATCAAATACTTTGAGCAGCTGCTCTTTGAAATTGATTTGGCTATTACAAAAATTTCCCACGATTATCCAAAACTGCCAATAATACTTTACGGGCACAGCATGGGAGGAAACATTGCCCTGAACTATGCCATAAATAGACCAACCAAACTTGATCTATTGGTTGTAACCTCTCCTTGGTTAAAATTGGCAGTTCCTCCATCACCTGTAATGGAGGCTCTTAGTGAGTTCATGAATTTGGTTGCTCCATTTATTCAAATAAAATCGACCGTAAAGCCTGAGCAAATCTCCCAAATTCCTGAGGAGGTGGAGAAGTATGCAACCGATCCACTCAATCATGGGCTTATTACTCCTAGGCTTTATACATCAATCACAAGTTCCACCAAGTACATTTTTGGCAATGCCCAAAAGATTAGTATTCCTACTCTACTCATGCATGGCAGCGGCGATTCAATTACCTCGCATATAGCTACCAATGAGTTATCGCATAAAATTCCTAAGGCAACATACATTGAGTGGAGCGGATGTTACCATGAATTGCATCATGAGCGGGAAAGGGATGAGGTTTTCAATTCAATACTGAACTGGATTAATGAGCAGCTCTAAAATTGATTTCCGCACTGAGGTTACTGTAAGCGATTATCCTTTCCGTATTAGCTACCAAACACCTGTACTTTTCTGCGGTTCGTGCTTTGCCGAGAATATAGGTGGAATTATGCAAAGCTATAAAATGCCAGTACAGGTTAACCCGTTCGGGGTGGTTTACAATCCTTTATCGGTTGCAAAGGTGTTGAGGAACATTCTGCAAAATAAGCAGTATACTGGTAACGATTTAAATCACAGGAATGGCTTATGGTTCAGCTTTGATCACTACACCCGGTTCTCGTCCGAGAGTCAAGAAGAATGCCTGCTTAAAATTAATGATGCTTGCAGTAGCGCCCATGAATTCATTAAAAAGGCAAACTTGATAGCGGTAACATTTGGTACTGCACGGGTTTACAGGCTTGTAACAACGGGTCAGGTAGTGGCTAACTGTCATAAAATTCCTGCAAAGGAATTTACCCATACCCTGCTCTCAGTTGACGAGATTGTAACCGAGTGGTCGGAACTGATTGACGAGGTTTTGGCGGTAAGTCCGAACACTCGGTTTCTTTTTACAGTTAGTCCAATCAGGCACTGGAAGGATGGAGCAATTGGCAACCAGCTTAGTAAATCGACTCTTATTCTGGCTGTACACAGGTTAGTTGAAATCTATTCTGACAAAGCATTCTATTTCCCTGGATACGAAATCATGATGGATGATTTAAGGGACTACCGTTTTTACGATACGGATATGCTTCACCCATCGCAGCTTGCGGTCGATTACATCTGGCAAAAGTTCTCCGATGCTCTTATTGAGCGCCAGGCAATGCAAGTGACGGAAAAGGTTCATAGAATACAACAGGCCTTAAGCCATAGACCGGTTAATCCCAAATCCCAAGAATTTAAAAGGTTTGTAGATAAAATTTTGAATGAGGTAAATAGCATTCAAAAGCAATACCCCTTTCTTAACTTTTACGAAGAGGTAAACAAATTAAAAAGTTATATAGTATGATTTTATTCAAGAGTTTAAGAGTGTTGCTAAATGTTTTTCCCGTAACTGCCTGTTTGTTTTTTGCTGCTACTAATGCCTTTTCGCAGGATTCCACATGGGTTTGGCGTGAGAAGGGTAGCAGTAGCCTTAAGTTTTTTGGTTTAATAGCGTATCAGGAAGGGCGGGGTGAGCAGGGGTTTGGCATCCCTTTAGGCATAGGATTCCAAAAGCATTACCTAAACGGACGCTGGAGGGTAAATACCTCCATACAGGCAGCATCATACAGGACCTTTGCTATTACCGATGTCCCCGATAGCTACTACAGGGTAACTACTTTAGGCATATATTCAGATTTCGACATACTCAGGTATTACTCCTTTTCGGTTGTCCTTGGTGCCGGGGCTGGCCTATCGTATTCCCGAGGAATTACTTTAAGCTGGTGGAATGAGAATTTTGGTCAAACCATCCAAGATGAACCGTTCAATAGGTGGTACCCTTCAGTCTATTTAGCATACGGTATTCGCATAGCTCCTCGTAAAAGCAAGTATGCCGTTGAGATATTCCTGCCACCCGGAGGGCATGCCAACAAAAATTTCTACCTGTTACATGCCATCAGAGTAGGGGTTGACTATAAATTCTAGAGCGATTGTTCTTTCCAGTTCAGTAGGGTTTGAGCAGCACTGGCAATGTCGGGCCCAAAGGATACTATACCTTCTTCGTGCCCAGCCATAACAAGTATGCCCTTGCTTTTGAGGTCGGTTTGGCTGTAGAGCCTAATTACCTCCTTAGCCATTTCAGGGGTTCCATACTCTGCTTGTTTCCCTGTCTTAGGAACACGGCGCAGCAGTGCGCGCCACAGGTTTAGGTTGTGGATATGGATAACTGCACCAATTTTGGGATCGCAAAGATAAAGCACTGCGTGTGTCATCGATTCCGACGAAGCTATGACTGGGCCAGTAGCATCAACAGTATTCCTATGAATGTTAAACGAGGTAACCAGGGCAAAGTGCTGTTTGCCAATCTCGGCAAACCCACCCGTTCCACTACCGGTAATCAGAAACTCATTACCACTTGTCCGGCAGCTTAGGTTCCCGTAACCAATTCCCTTACTATCAACCCCCACAAATCCCTTTTTATATAAAACCTGACGCCAGTATATCAGTTCCTCAGTAAGGGGCGATTCAATAGGGTCGGTTTTTGTCCAGTTGCAGTTGAATTTGATTATACCGTCTTTCATGGGTTACGAAAATTCAATAAACTAAAAGTTTGGATTGGTTCTGGGATTAAGTAATTAGATAACAAAATTAAAAAGATCTACTAATAATTTGTTAACCAAGTATCGGGTAGAGTAAACAAACTAAATTTGAGAAAATAAAAGTTTGAGAAATTATTATGAGTAACAAAGAACTTATAAACTTAAGTATTTTCTGAAATTCTTGTCGTTGGTATGTCTTTCATTATATTAGAATTACATTATTTCCTAAGACTTAATATGAAGTTCCAAGCAATATGAGTCTTAAAAGGATGTTGAATTATTGCATTTGAACCTTTCAATAATTTTATCCCAATTTTCTTTAAATTCTTTAATGTGTTTTGGCTCAACAGTAAATCCTTCATAAGACTTACCTTGTTTATTTACTTCATCAATATATATTAAAACATTATTTTTAATATTAACCTTTCGAGTTGGGTGTTTTGATAAATATTCATTTCTAGCTTTTTGAATAACACTATTCCAATCATTTCGGTCTAGAATATAAAAGTCTGGTCGTTGTCTATCATGTATTTCCTCCATATCTACAAAAACAATAAATGAGTTATTATCATTAATACCTTTGCAATTAGGCCAAGCAGGGCCTTGTTTACACTTAACTTCAATTTTTAAAAGTGTATCTGAATCCTCAGAAAAGATTATTAAGTCTGTTCGTTTTTGATTTCCAAGTGTAAGTTGAGCATAAACATTTCGTTTGCCCAATTCTGCTGCAACATAATACTCTCCAGTTATTCCTAGAATTGATTTACTGACTTTCATTTTATTGTTATCTATTTAGGTTCATTAATAATTTAATGTTGTTTACCACGCCCTTCTCGGTAATAAAACCGCTTATCAGCCGGGCTGGTGTTATATCAAATCCGTAGTTTACAGCCGGGGTATTTTCTGGACAAATCAGCATATCGACTATATTCCCATTATACAAGCCCCTAACGTAGCGCACTTCGTTGCCCGATCGTTCCTCAATTGGGATTTTCCCTAGGCCTTCGGCTAGGGCGAAGTCGATGGTAGAGGTGGGTGCAGCTACGTAAAAGGGAATACCATTATCGTGTGCGGCGAGGGCTTTCAGGTAGGTGCCAATTTTATTGGCGGTGTCACCATTCGCGGCTATTCTATCGGCACCGGTAATCACCATGTCCACCATTTGATTTTGCATAAGGTGTCCACCAGTATTATCGGCTATCAGCGTATGTGGAACGCCCTCGTTAAGCAGTTCCCAAGTGGTAAGGGCTGCCCCTTGGTTCCGGGGGCGGGTTTCATCGACCCAAACATGCAGCTTAATACCTTTACGGTGTGCAAGGTATATGGGCGATAGGGCTGAACCGTAATCGGTAAAGGCAAGCCAACCGGCATTGCAATGGGTGAGGATATTGACAACACCGCCCTTTTTTCTCTCACTAATCTCTTCAATTAATGGCAACCCATGTAGGCCAATTAGCCGGCAGCTCTCAGCATCATGGTCGGCAAGCTGCTTTGCCGCATCAAGGGCTATGTGTGCCTTTTCTTCTAAAGTTAAACCGCTCGCAACCCTGGGACAAACTTTATCGATAGCCCATTTCAGGTTAACCGCGGTGGGTCGGGTGTTTAGAATTTCCGTAATGGCTCCATCAACAAATACCATCGGTTGGTTGGCCTGAAACGCATCGCGGTAAGCCAAGTACACACCAAATGCTCCAGCCACACCAATTAGGCCGGCTCCACGCAGGTGCATCTCCTTTATGGCTATGGCCATCTGCTTATAGGACGATATTGTTTCAATATGGAACTCATGTGGTAGATAGCGTTGGTCAATTATTTGAACATCGGGCAGTTGGCCCTCATCAACCCAAATGGTTCTGTAGTATTGGTCTGCTACACGCATTGTTTTTACTCAACTTAGTGTCAAAGGTAAAAAGCTGTTTGAAAAAATCAATGTAATTGTAGTCGGAAATGCTTTTTTTGACTGATTTGCATTAAATTTACTATGTTAAATTAAAAAGTCGTTCAGTTAATAAAAATAAACATGCCTTTTGTTATCCTGAGTGAAACGAAGGATCTCAGTCAATGCTAAAAGAGAAAAAGTGCATGGAGATGCTTCGTTGAAGTCTATCCCGATAAATCGGGACTCAGCATGACAATGGAGCAGAAGGGAAGTAAGGGTTTTTGTCATCCCGAGCAAAGTCGAGGGATCTCATCAAAGGACTGAAGAGAAAAAGAGTAAAGAGATGCTTCGGCGAGCTCAGCATGACAAATAATCTAACTACACGGCAATGATGTTTAATACTAATGTATATGCCTACAATTGGAATTATTGGCGGCTCCGGGCTCGATAACCCTGATATTATTAAAGATGCCACCACGCTTAGGGTAGATACCCCCTACGGGAATCCATCGTCGCTGCTGAGGGTTGGGACTATTGGCAGTAACAGGGTGATTATTATTGCCCGCCATGGACATAGCCATGAGTATAGCCCAACTGAGGTAAACTACCGGGCAAATATTTACGCGCTCAAGCATCAGGGTGCCGATTGCATTATAGCCACTACTGCTTGCGGAAGTTTACGAGCAGAGATTGAACGGGGTGACTTTGTTTTACTTGACCAGTTCATTGATTTTACCCGAAAGCGCATTAATACTTACCATGAATCCTTTGCCAGTGGTGCGGTTCATACCCCCATGGCCGATCCCTTCGACTCGGCATTGCGTGCCCATATCCTTGATTGTGCCGGCAGGGTAGGGGTTAAGTGTCATCCACGGGGAACCGTGGTAACCATTGAGGGGCCGCGCTTTTCCACCCGTGCCGAATCAATGATGTTTCGCAGCTGGGGAGCCGATGTAATTAACATGTCGGTTGCCACCGAGGTGGCCCTGGCCAACGAGCTGGCCATTCCCTATGCTGCCATTGCCATGAGCACCGATTACGATTGCTGGAAAACCGATGAACCACCCGTGAGCTGGGAGAAGATAGTTCGCATTTTTGAACAAAATGCTCAACGCATGATTGCGCTACTACGCATGGTAGTTGAAACCTTAAAGTAAAGCCCATGTTTACAATTCGAAAGGCAACACCTGCCGATATAGAACCGGTTTACCAGCTAATTTGCGACCTTGAGGGTGAGAGCCTCAATTACTCATACTTTGCTGAGAATTACCGAAGGAATCTTGAAGATAGCACGGTGCATTACTGGGTAGCCTGCCATGGCGAAAAGGTTATAGGTTTCTTGAGCATGCATGTTCAGCGTATTCTGCATCACGTGAGGTTAACCTGTGAGCTCCAGGAGCTAAACGTTTTGCCCGGGTATCGCTCGCAGGGGGTTGGCAGCATGCTGAAGGAGCAAGCGGAGAAACTTGCCAAAGACCTCGGTCTTGAAGAGGTTGAACTTACCACCCGAAATTACAGGGTGCGAACACAGGAATTTTACAAACGGTTGGGATACGAGCAAACACATCTCAAGTATGTGAAAAAGCTTTAGAGAGCAATATTAGCCATGGATACATTGCTTATGCACAACATCTTGTTAGGCCGTTTTAGTTACATTCAATTAAACTGTTACTATCTCTGAACCGTTACTAAAATTCTATATATTAAAAATTGCATGGTAAAATAATCTATATACTGCAAATCAAATTTGACAAAACTCAATGAACTTTAAAAAGCGTGGAATATTTTTCTGTGGAAATGCTTTAAGTCAACCCGCAAATTGTCCAATATTTTTTTGGCTGTGACAATTGTTTACCTATATTTGTTCAAGCATTTTAGCAGGTAAGAGGTTGGAAACTAAACAGCAATAAACCAAAACACAATATATCGTAAAATGCTTAACATTGTTTTATTTGGCCCCCCGGGCGCAGGCAAGGGCACTCAATCCCAAAAAATAATTGAGAAATACAAGCTGCAGCATCTGGCTACTGGCGATATGCTTAGGGCTGCAATACGTGAACAATCGCCAATTGGAGTAGAGGCTCAAAAGTATATCGATAAAGGGCAGCTGGTTCCCGATGAGATGGTAATCAATTTGATTACCGGAGAACTCGATAACCACCACGATGTTCCGGGCTTTGTTTTCGATGGATTTCCCCGAACTACCGTACAGGCCAAGAAACTCGACGAAATGCTCGATGCCAAAAAAGCTCCCATTACCATAATGTTAGCCTTGGAGGTTGAGTACGATCAGCTTTTAGCTCGCCTGCTAAACCGGGGAAAAATGAGCGACCGCAGCGATGACCAGGACGAAGGTATTATCCGTGGCCGGCTCGATATCTACAACAAAACAACCCTGCCGGTAATGGATTACTACAAGGCGCAGGGCAAGTACCGTGGCGTTAACGGAATGGGTACTATCGATGAAATATTTGAGCGAATTTGCCAGGTGATTGACAGTAGCCGGTAACAAAGCCTAATTAATACATCAAGGCCATCGAGGTAGTCGATGGCCTTTCTTGTTCCATATAATAATAAACTGTAAGCACCCCCGTCATTGAATTTCTTTTTAGAGAGATTTTATTACTGGCATTTACCTTAGGCTATCTGGGAATATTTACTCCCACTCAAGATTGACTAAGGTTTTAGTATGACATTTGGATACTATAGGAGTAAAGGTTCTAAAATCCAGAGATATTTAAAAATGACAAATTAAACTCTGAAATTTAAATAAAAGTCCGTTTGATGTACATTAAATATTTTTTTATTTGTTTGTAATTGACCTGGCAGTTATTAAACCTATACACCTAAATCAGTTGCATAGGGATGATTTTTTAGGATAAATAAACGACATAACACCAAACAATGAAAAAAAGGGTAAGACAACCTTTGCTGCAAGTTGACTGTAAAAAACAAATGAAACCCCTCCACACAAAAATGCAATACTATGATTGTCCATTCTGCAACCGTCCCTTCGCTGCTACACACTTGCTCTTTTCGCCCACCCGCTAAATCTGCAATTGATTAAATCGGCAATAATTGCTATTTTTGAACACAGCTGTCCAAAATAATTTAAAATCAAAAAATGCCTATCAGTTAATCAGGCAGTTAGGATTCAAAAGCAACCATTTTAAAATTAAACCCTACCCTGCAAAAAGCTTTAGCTGTACCGCATCCTCCTTTCTGGGACGGACAAAGGGCTGGTTTAGCCATTCCCACAGGTTAATCTTCACGAATAGGTTCAACCGGACAAAGCTAACCAGGTTCGACATGTGCCACTGGTACTTGGCCTTGGCTTTCAGGAATGTGAGCAGCAGTATAGTGATCAGCGCCGTCCAGATCTGGATCTGCACAGCGTTCTCGGATGTGCCCACAAACGACTTAATCCTAAGGTTCTGCTTGATTAGCTTGAAGAACGACTCGATGTGCCACCGTTCCCTGTAGATGCGTGCCACGGTGGTTGCTGTCCAGGAACGGTTGTTGGTAATGAAGACCAGCTCGTTCTTATTGACCTCGTCCCAGTACCTCACCCGGCGGAGCAGCCTGGGGTAATCGTGCTGGCTTTTTACCCCGGAAAGGCGTATGTTGGAGTCCTGCAGCACATTCCTATCCCTTTCCCCCGACACGTCAAAGTCCTCGACCAGCTCGTAGTCCAGGTTATCCTTGGAGCGGGTGACGAACCAGGTGTTCATGCTGTCCAGCTTGTTCCACCAGGAAAAGTCGTAGTAGCCCATATCGAATACCAAAATGCTACCCGAGGGCAAGCTCATGCCCCTGGCGGCGGTAATGTCGGCCACGCTGCCCCGGGTCAGGTCGGCAAAGGCCGGAAGGCATCCCTCGTAGTCCAGCAGCAGGTGCAGCTTGACAGCGCCCTTGCGCGTCCTGAACTTCGCCCAGTCGTACAGCGACAGCGATATGACGCTGGCGTCCAACAGGTAAACCTTTCGCCGTATCTGGCGCAGGGCCGGCTTGGCAAACCTGAAATGCGCCCTGAAATGCGCCGCCAGGGCGTAGTAAAACTCTTCGAATAGCTTGCTGGGCCGCCTCCCGTTAATGTAGGATATGCTCGACTTGGATGGGGCCTGCGTGCAGCCCAGGTGGACTATGTTACCCGTTATGCTCCTTAAGCCGTTCGAGATATCCCGTACCGAGCTAAGCTGCCCCAGGTGGCAAAACACCATGCTGATGAGGTGTGTCCAGCTATCAATCCCCTTACTGTACTTGTCCCCGTTGTACCTCTTTACGATATCGGAGAATATATGTCGGGGTATAAGGCTGGTGATTTGGGAAAAAAGTGTTAACTTTACCATGGGAGTTGGTTTTTTTGGTCAATGTAAAACTATCCCTTAACGGGGATATTTCCAACTCCCATTTTTTAGCTACTAAATTCTATTTTGGACGGATGTGATTTTTGAATAAAATATTCTTGCTATGTATCTGACGAATAGAGCATATATAAAACCCGATATGAAAATGTCGGATTTGATAGTCGAAAACCCGAGGCTATTAATTCTTTTGGAACATTTCAATTTAGATTTTGTGGTAAGCGACAAAACAGTTTCTCTGCTATGTGACGAGAATTCAATACCTCTTCAACTATTTCTACTCTTTGGAAATCTTTACAATGGTTATCAACCAGAAGTGAGTCATATAGGTTCGCCTGAAGACATAAAAACCATTATTATGTTTCTAAGAAACAGTCACATATACTATAAAGAAGAAAAATACCCTGAAATACTTAGTTACATTAAACAGATTCAAGATAAAACGCATAATAGTGAGATTAAACTTATTGAGAACTTTTTTAAAGACTACTTTACCGAAGTGCTCGAACATCTGGATTATGAAGAGACAATAGCCTTTCCTTACATTGTTAATCTTGTTGAGCAAAAGGGTAAGCAAGTAAATTCAGATTTTTCAGCAAATGAATATCGAGAACACCATACTGACATTGAAACAAAACTTACCGACCTGAAAAACCTGCTATTAAAACACATAAAGATTTCAAACGAGCTGCCCTTAAGAAGAAAATTGTTCCTTTCATTGTTTGAGCTAGATTTTGATTTACAGTTACACGCAATGATTGAAGAATCAATTCTACTGCCAATAGTTGCCGATATTGAAAGTACTATGAGAAATGAGTAGGGCTAAAATAAATATTGCTATTTTAGAATCTTCTTCAATTGTTTTTGAAGGCATAGTTTCTTTACTTTCGAAAACCGATAGCAATTATAACTACTATCATTGTAATAGTATTGAAGCACTTAACCACTATTGTTTTAAACACAAAATCGACATAGCTATTGTTAACCCTCTTCTTTTGGTCAATATTCAGGATGATTTCAACAGGTTCAGAAGAGAACATAGTGATATTTACCTATTGGGTATTGTATATTCTGTCTTTGATAGGGCAACATTAGATATTTTTGACGAGATAATTCAAATTACCGACAAAACAGGTGATGTTATCGCAAAGTTACATAATGGAAAAGGTAGCAAGAAAGAGTCAATTAATATTCGTGAAGAGTTGACTGCAAGAGAAATTGATATACTGGTTCAACTACTCAAAGGCCTTTCAAATAAAGAAATTGCCGAAGAATTAAACATCAGTATCCATACCGTTATTAGCCACAGAAAAAACATTGTCGAAAAAACTGGCATCAAGAGTTTGCCCGGTCTTACAATTTATGCCATATCAAAAAAAATCATTCCTCCAGGTTACTAATCTATCCCTACAAAAGGGGATAAGATGCCATCAAAAACCCAACTAATAGCTATTACACAGGCGTTGCTTTGTTAGTTACTTTGCCATCTGTTAAATCACTAAAACTTGATGGTAAAATGAGGAAGATTCTTTTAGCAATGGTAGGTGCATTATTAGTATCCCAAACCTACTCACAGGACAAGTGCCAAATTAAAGGAAATATTGTTGACCAAAATGGTGAAGCATTACAATTTGCAACTGTACAGATTATAAATATATCAAATGGAGTTGTGAAGGGCGTTGTTACGGATAGTTACGGCTATTTCTGTGATGAAAATATGGTAAAGGGTAGGTATAAAATAAAGATTACGTACATAGGCTTTGAAACTTTTGAAAGTGATGTTTTTGAAATAAAGAATGGCGATACATATACCTTTAATGACATTAGCCTTGTATCAAACAATACGCAACTTTCCGAGGTAATCGTTATTGGAAGTGCCATTGTTAGCGAAATAAAACCTACTACGATTAAGTACAAAGCCAATGCGTTGGTTTCCCAGCAGGGTGGGAGTGTTGGTGATATTCTTAAGAATATGCCTTCAGTATCGATGGGTGGTAGCCCAGGGCACAACCGCGACATACGGTTTCGTGGTTTGGGTAATGCCTATACAAAAGTGCTAATCAATGGCAAAGAATCAGGATTAAAAGGGAATAATCTAGAAACGGTTCTCGACCAAATTCCTGCTAGTAGTATTGAGAGCATTGAGATTCTCTCTGTGCCAAGTGCAGAATATAGCTCGGAAGGGATAAATGGGATTGTAAACATAACACTCAAAGAGAATAAATTTTATGGGACTTCAGGAAGCGCACAGATACTTGCAGGGAATTTCAACGGGCTGCAAGGAGAGGTGGGTTTAAGCCACAAAACATCTAAGTATTCCATATTTGGACAGTACGATTTTCAGCAACGAACTTTGCCCAAGGAGAAAACGGAATTTAAAACCAATTTTAATAATGTTAACATTACTGGTTACGATGAAAAAGTGGAGTT from Tenuifilum sp. 4138str includes:
- a CDS encoding alpha/beta hydrolase, which produces MEPEKQIWQSSSGKNIFAWQIKPVAAPKAIILIVHGHGEHSLRYVPWAKRFAYHGFLVQSWDHIGHGQSEGRRGHIKYFEQLLFEIDLAITKISHDYPKLPIILYGHSMGGNIALNYAINRPTKLDLLVVTSPWLKLAVPPSPVMEALSEFMNLVAPFIQIKSTVKPEQISQIPEEVEKYATDPLNHGLITPRLYTSITSSTKYIFGNAQKISIPTLLMHGSGDSITSHIATNELSHKIPKATYIEWSGCYHELHHERERDEVFNSILNWINEQL
- the mtnA gene encoding S-methyl-5-thioribose-1-phosphate isomerase, encoding MRVADQYYRTIWVDEGQLPDVQIIDQRYLPHEFHIETISSYKQMAIAIKEMHLRGAGLIGVAGAFGVYLAYRDAFQANQPMVFVDGAITEILNTRPTAVNLKWAIDKVCPRVASGLTLEEKAHIALDAAKQLADHDAESCRLIGLHGLPLIEEISERKKGGVVNILTHCNAGWLAFTDYGSALSPIYLAHRKGIKLHVWVDETRPRNQGAALTTWELLNEGVPHTLIADNTGGHLMQNQMVDMVITGADRIAANGDTANKIGTYLKALAAHDNGIPFYVAAPTSTIDFALAEGLGKIPIEERSGNEVRYVRGLYNGNIVDMLICPENTPAVNYGFDITPARLISGFITEKGVVNNIKLLMNLNR
- a CDS encoding GNAT family N-acetyltransferase, with product MFTIRKATPADIEPVYQLICDLEGESLNYSYFAENYRRNLEDSTVHYWVACHGEKVIGFLSMHVQRILHHVRLTCELQELNVLPGYRSQGVGSMLKEQAEKLAKDLGLEEVELTTRNYRVRTQEFYKRLGYEQTHLKYVKKL
- a CDS encoding IS4 family transposase, with product MVKLTLFSQITSLIPRHIFSDIVKRYNGDKYSKGIDSWTHLISMVFCHLGQLSSVRDISNGLRSITGNIVHLGCTQAPSKSSISYINGRRPSKLFEEFYYALAAHFRAHFRFAKPALRQIRRKVYLLDASVISLSLYDWAKFRTRKGAVKLHLLLDYEGCLPAFADLTRGSVADITAARGMSLPSGSILVFDMGYYDFSWWNKLDSMNTWFVTRSKDNLDYELVEDFDVSGERDRNVLQDSNIRLSGVKSQHDYPRLLRRVRYWDEVNKNELVFITNNRSWTATTVARIYRERWHIESFFKLIKQNLRIKSFVGTSENAVQIQIWTALITILLLTFLKAKAKYQWHMSNLVSFVRLNLFVKINLWEWLNQPFVRPRKEDAVQLKLFAG
- a CDS encoding response regulator transcription factor, which translates into the protein MSRAKINIAILESSSIVFEGIVSLLSKTDSNYNYYHCNSIEALNHYCFKHKIDIAIVNPLLLVNIQDDFNRFRREHSDIYLLGIVYSVFDRATLDIFDEIIQITDKTGDVIAKLHNGKGSKKESINIREELTAREIDILVQLLKGLSNKEIAEELNISIHTVISHRKNIVEKTGIKSLPGLTIYAISKKIIPPGY
- a CDS encoding hemerythrin domain-containing protein; the protein is MSDLIVENPRLLILLEHFNLDFVVSDKTVSLLCDENSIPLQLFLLFGNLYNGYQPEVSHIGSPEDIKTIIMFLRNSHIYYKEEKYPEILSYIKQIQDKTHNSEIKLIENFFKDYFTEVLEHLDYEETIAFPYIVNLVEQKGKQVNSDFSANEYREHHTDIETKLTDLKNLLLKHIKISNELPLRRKLFLSLFELDFDLQLHAMIEESILLPIVADIESTMRNE
- a CDS encoding class II aldolase/adducin family protein, coding for MKDGIIKFNCNWTKTDPIESPLTEELIYWRQVLYKKGFVGVDSKGIGYGNLSCRTSGNEFLITGSGTGGFAEIGKQHFALVTSFNIHRNTVDATGPVIASSESMTHAVLYLCDPKIGAVIHIHNLNLWRALLRRVPKTGKQAEYGTPEMAKEVIRLYSQTDLKSKGILVMAGHEEGIVSFGPDIASAAQTLLNWKEQSL
- a CDS encoding adenylate kinase — protein: MLNIVLFGPPGAGKGTQSQKIIEKYKLQHLATGDMLRAAIREQSPIGVEAQKYIDKGQLVPDEMVINLITGELDNHHDVPGFVFDGFPRTTVQAKKLDEMLDAKKAPITIMLALEVEYDQLLARLLNRGKMSDRSDDQDEGIIRGRLDIYNKTTLPVMDYYKAQGKYRGVNGMGTIDEIFERICQVIDSSR
- a CDS encoding GSCFA domain-containing protein, whose protein sequence is MSSSKIDFRTEVTVSDYPFRISYQTPVLFCGSCFAENIGGIMQSYKMPVQVNPFGVVYNPLSVAKVLRNILQNKQYTGNDLNHRNGLWFSFDHYTRFSSESQEECLLKINDACSSAHEFIKKANLIAVTFGTARVYRLVTTGQVVANCHKIPAKEFTHTLLSVDEIVTEWSELIDEVLAVSPNTRFLFTVSPIRHWKDGAIGNQLSKSTLILAVHRLVEIYSDKAFYFPGYEIMMDDLRDYRFYDTDMLHPSQLAVDYIWQKFSDALIERQAMQVTEKVHRIQQALSHRPVNPKSQEFKRFVDKILNEVNSIQKQYPFLNFYEEVNKLKSYIV
- the mtnP gene encoding S-methyl-5'-thioadenosine phosphorylase; the encoded protein is MPTIGIIGGSGLDNPDIIKDATTLRVDTPYGNPSSLLRVGTIGSNRVIIIARHGHSHEYSPTEVNYRANIYALKHQGADCIIATTACGSLRAEIERGDFVLLDQFIDFTRKRINTYHESFASGAVHTPMADPFDSALRAHILDCAGRVGVKCHPRGTVVTIEGPRFSTRAESMMFRSWGADVINMSVATEVALANELAIPYAAIAMSTDYDCWKTDEPPVSWEKIVRIFEQNAQRMIALLRMVVETLK